The following proteins are co-located in the Pedobacter sp. FW305-3-2-15-E-R2A2 genome:
- a CDS encoding lantibiotic dehydratase: protein MIQKMTPFDFYLVRCPDLPLGVLNRLNDHDADEILKKMNSVFSCPEVQEAIFFASPEFYHRLMEHQGKSGVMPEKLQVSLYKYLARMSSRCTPFGMFSGVFPGRIVEGCFTAMTISKKRVALHYDLDYLAELSSQMLKQDDFRSGILFSTNHTLYDGEGDFRYYESQPGSGTGSTVLTSLRHTTILKTIALFAKKGKRFEELVRLLLDHEIDKSAGIQFLEELVARKFLVSELEPNFDTKAYFYLLKSKQEKFSGDKRFTDFSGLEQLLSSNTSLIEKSKQLDVPHSNYFSLDQVYEGQNVINQKIIDSLAREVKEIEPFFFENVSPDLLAFKRKFESLYQGEPVRLTTALDKDYGIGYGDEEHLSDLNILGQVFQGKKASKSTLTGPVEEFILNKYNEMLTSGRVEMVIEEADLLELKEKRADKGMNCPATFYLLGNLFASKLKENMNRDFVFNLSAISGPSCLNLMSRFAEADKDLLGKLRDCAEYENQFYEEAVVAELIHSPKSQIGNILKRPSIRNYQIVLLNSSPLSGAVQIPVDDIYLFMNKGKLCLWSKALGKEIIPRMSTAHNYTGDTVIYKFLCELQHQDLNFSFKWNWGNLRNEQHLPRVRYKHLILSRAQWIFDNSIAQSLEEVHTLTDRDRFRNLYKLPQKVLLCEGDNELLIDFYSPVSIPILKSRLKAGKLRLCEFLYGSYPSVLKDRFGNQHANEVIIPFKGSPGSFEKAKNPFVATEQVVRKFLPGSEWLSIKIYCSSSSADLLINRQINQLIAEAKARGLLEKWFFLRFYDPDHHLRLRLQLREGVEHGWAGINDLIQAAFSDPLHNGMVKSLQYDTYNRELERYGAKQIGTVENLFYRDSELVTRIIERALPPEARIEGACFLVDQLLTYAGLDMCSKMRWASKMFDSFFSEFATEEKIKHKLNLLYREKGNIGKVLSRADFYLHQEGFKPELENKERAFNEWLRSIRQVPDGVADGEILLEEQLGNLSHMMINRLFAHHQRRYELIVYHFMMKYYKTRRAHSGESNIRVGRMEL, encoded by the coding sequence ATGATTCAAAAGATGACACCCTTTGATTTTTATCTGGTTAGATGTCCTGACTTGCCATTAGGTGTACTAAACCGCTTAAATGACCACGATGCTGATGAGATCCTGAAAAAGATGAACTCAGTTTTCTCCTGTCCGGAAGTTCAGGAGGCGATTTTTTTTGCCAGCCCTGAATTCTATCACCGGTTGATGGAGCATCAAGGTAAAAGTGGTGTCATGCCGGAGAAGCTGCAGGTGAGTCTTTATAAGTACCTCGCCAGAATGTCCTCACGCTGTACACCCTTTGGAATGTTCTCGGGAGTTTTTCCGGGCCGCATTGTTGAAGGGTGTTTTACAGCGATGACGATCTCTAAAAAGAGAGTCGCACTGCACTATGATTTAGATTACCTTGCTGAACTGTCCAGTCAGATGCTGAAGCAGGACGACTTCAGGTCGGGAATTCTGTTCTCGACAAATCATACCCTTTATGATGGGGAAGGTGATTTCAGGTATTATGAAAGCCAGCCAGGATCAGGGACAGGTAGCACCGTCCTTACCTCGCTTAGACATACTACGATATTGAAAACAATTGCCCTTTTTGCAAAAAAGGGCAAAAGGTTTGAAGAACTGGTCCGGTTGCTGCTGGATCATGAGATCGACAAAAGTGCGGGGATTCAGTTTTTAGAAGAACTGGTTGCCCGTAAGTTTCTCGTCTCGGAGCTGGAGCCGAACTTTGATACCAAGGCCTATTTTTATCTGCTGAAAAGCAAACAAGAGAAATTTAGCGGCGACAAACGCTTCACTGATTTTTCCGGATTGGAGCAATTGCTGAGCAGTAATACCAGTTTGATCGAAAAAAGTAAGCAGCTGGATGTCCCGCATAGCAACTATTTCAGCTTAGATCAGGTGTATGAAGGACAAAATGTAATCAACCAAAAGATTATCGATTCCCTTGCCAGAGAAGTAAAGGAGATTGAGCCTTTTTTTTTCGAAAATGTTTCTCCCGACCTGCTGGCTTTTAAGCGGAAATTTGAATCCCTTTATCAGGGCGAACCAGTCAGGTTAACCACCGCGTTGGATAAAGATTACGGCATCGGTTATGGCGACGAAGAACACCTGTCGGACCTGAATATCCTGGGCCAGGTTTTTCAAGGCAAAAAGGCATCCAAAAGTACTTTGACTGGCCCTGTTGAAGAATTTATACTGAATAAGTACAACGAGATGCTAACCAGTGGCCGGGTGGAAATGGTGATAGAAGAGGCCGACCTGCTGGAATTGAAAGAAAAGCGTGCTGATAAGGGAATGAATTGTCCGGCTACATTTTATCTTCTGGGCAACCTGTTTGCCAGTAAGCTAAAGGAAAATATGAACCGGGATTTTGTCTTTAACCTCTCTGCGATTTCCGGGCCGAGCTGCCTGAACCTGATGTCGAGGTTTGCTGAGGCAGATAAAGACCTGCTGGGAAAACTCAGGGACTGTGCTGAATATGAAAATCAGTTTTATGAGGAGGCAGTGGTAGCAGAGCTGATCCACTCGCCAAAGTCTCAGATTGGCAATATTTTAAAGCGCCCTTCTATAAGGAATTATCAGATAGTGCTGCTCAATTCAAGTCCGTTATCAGGAGCAGTGCAGATACCGGTTGATGATATCTATCTATTTATGAATAAAGGTAAACTCTGTCTCTGGTCTAAAGCACTCGGGAAAGAAATTATTCCGAGGATGAGTACTGCACATAATTATACAGGGGACACCGTTATTTACAAGTTTTTGTGTGAGCTGCAGCATCAGGACCTTAATTTTTCCTTTAAATGGAACTGGGGTAATTTACGAAATGAGCAACATTTGCCCCGTGTTCGCTATAAACACCTGATTTTGTCGAGAGCGCAATGGATTTTTGACAACAGCATCGCGCAATCGTTGGAAGAAGTGCATACGCTTACAGATCGGGACCGTTTCAGGAACCTCTATAAGTTACCGCAAAAAGTCCTGTTATGCGAGGGCGACAATGAGCTGCTGATCGATTTTTACAGTCCAGTTTCGATTCCTATTCTCAAAAGCCGGTTAAAAGCCGGAAAGCTGAGGTTGTGTGAGTTTTTGTATGGATCTTATCCCTCGGTTTTAAAGGACCGTTTTGGCAACCAGCATGCAAATGAAGTCATCATTCCTTTTAAAGGGAGTCCTGGGAGCTTTGAGAAAGCTAAAAATCCATTTGTTGCCACTGAACAGGTCGTCCGGAAATTCCTCCCGGGAAGCGAATGGCTATCCATTAAGATTTATTGTAGCAGTTCGTCCGCTGATCTGCTGATTAACCGGCAAATCAACCAGCTTATCGCAGAAGCCAAAGCCCGGGGTTTACTGGAGAAATGGTTTTTTCTGCGTTTTTATGATCCCGATCATCACCTCAGGCTGCGGCTGCAGTTGCGGGAAGGAGTAGAACATGGATGGGCAGGCATCAATGATTTGATACAGGCTGCTTTTTCAGATCCGCTCCACAACGGAATGGTAAAAAGTCTGCAATACGATACCTATAACCGGGAGCTGGAAAGGTATGGGGCAAAGCAGATCGGTACTGTTGAAAACCTGTTTTACAGAGACAGTGAGCTGGTTACCCGTATCATTGAACGCGCTTTACCTCCGGAAGCGAGGATAGAGGGCGCTTGTTTTCTTGTCGACCAACTGTTGACTTATGCGGGCCTGGATATGTGTTCTAAAATGCGATGGGCCAGCAAAATGTTTGATTCCTTTTTCAGCGAATTTGCTACCGAGGAGAAGATCAAACATAAATTAAACCTGCTCTACAGGGAAAAAGGAAATATTGGTAAAGTCTTATCCCGAGCCGACTTTTACCTGCATCAGGAGGGTTTTAAACCGGAGCTGGAAAACAAGGAAAGGGCTTTCAATGAATGGCTGAGGTCTATTCGCCAGGTGCCAGATGGGGTCGCTGAT
- a CDS encoding amino acid adenylation domain-containing protein gives MKKEISLSVQQRSLWLHNMVNPLSDSFNIGFAFRMKGTVNKKLFLDALSATFERYPALLTTFSKDQEGNPLQHFNGHFEGPEILQIAGDQLKEFLINAYSTPFNLAGDKLNVRTYYIEVPGGEPAFLIVSHHIIFDFFSARILLKELLATYRKYLSGNGDLSMETDDSFESYINKQKEMISGYSESRSFWTDYTRNCPPFLSIPGDHKTLFFPDKEEKKGGILIKTLEEPIITAIQKFAGDHHTSLYNVLFSFFNILLHRYTGQESFVVGTPFLGRERMFLKSIGYFANILPLISRIDDDTNILGYIRQNDQEINLIKRNQFFPFEEIQDIIRNDENGINAPNFNTVFSYLDQGRMEKAGMAHQDESGFFCKNINLPSQGDLFEMTLEAKLIDKKLQLNYKYKKTAYSQAFMEAFSNRYTDLIMEGISAPELRINDIESLTEKNFSNQIDAELRDQEGIASLFHHQAQLYPNKCAIISEGNAVSYQLLSHQIKQFSFWIGSRFSIRPKGRIGICIDRSYLQIVAIFSSINLANAYVPIAADLPDDRLRFLIEDSQIDYLLVDQKSHSRMKALTDTVPVIIAEPSFESAKLSDYAGFTYPESRSADAAYVFYTSGTTGTPKGIEVSQDNVLNLIGNQNVVATTESTVFLNVSSFAFDGSVYDFFSALLKGGTLVLPSSNIPTPSEILELAQSHKPNIMFVPTGLFHLIVQQKPEVFDTLKTLIVGGESLLPKYVEKLLAHRPLEIINGYGPTECTVFSTFFKVDKLLPGQQSIPIGTALDGVEVQIMDKHDRILPDFLHGEIVISGKGLSNGYLNPEMVKNSGFGISNEKKRYKTGDIGFKDGNGNIIFVGRKDRQVKHHGHRIELSEIEAVLINHEHIQQAVVSIEQINNNSTLIAVVRTDTVEVSEGELKNYLAGKLPMHMVPAHLLMADLGINHNGKLDLKQARTIVANHSFGMKSHDLPENPLQQTVWEIWKKILPGAQIGIYDNFFACGGDSMSAIRLCAEISGSLEKTVSVADIYENQTIHGLCLLLEQQVQSRPKGMAPIKKIIRSQYRINNDQQRINN, from the coding sequence ATGAAAAAAGAGATCAGTCTTTCCGTACAACAAAGATCATTGTGGTTACATAATATGGTCAACCCTTTATCGGACTCTTTTAATATCGGGTTTGCCTTTCGAATGAAAGGAACAGTCAATAAAAAACTGTTTCTGGACGCGCTAAGCGCCACCTTTGAAAGGTATCCGGCACTCCTGACCACGTTTAGCAAAGATCAGGAAGGCAATCCTTTGCAACATTTCAATGGCCATTTTGAGGGGCCTGAAATCCTGCAAATAGCCGGGGATCAGTTAAAGGAATTTCTGATCAATGCTTACTCAACGCCTTTTAACCTGGCCGGCGACAAGCTTAATGTAAGGACATATTATATAGAAGTACCCGGCGGGGAACCTGCTTTCCTGATCGTTTCACATCACATCATTTTTGATTTCTTCTCTGCAAGGATCCTGCTGAAAGAACTCCTGGCCACTTACCGGAAATACCTTTCCGGCAATGGTGATCTTTCCATGGAAACTGACGACTCTTTTGAATCCTATATCAATAAACAAAAGGAGATGATTTCCGGATATTCCGAATCCAGAAGCTTCTGGACGGATTATACCCGCAACTGCCCTCCTTTTTTAAGCATTCCCGGAGATCATAAAACACTGTTTTTCCCTGATAAGGAAGAAAAAAAAGGAGGAATACTGATCAAAACACTGGAAGAGCCCATCATCACCGCCATTCAGAAATTTGCCGGCGATCATCATACATCACTCTATAATGTACTCTTTTCGTTTTTTAATATCCTGCTGCACAGGTATACCGGCCAGGAGAGTTTTGTAGTAGGAACTCCCTTTTTAGGAAGAGAAAGAATGTTTTTGAAAAGTATCGGATATTTTGCCAATATTCTTCCACTGATCTCAAGAATTGATGACGATACAAACATCCTCGGATACATCAGACAAAATGATCAGGAGATCAACCTGATCAAAAGAAATCAGTTTTTCCCCTTCGAAGAGATACAGGATATCATCCGAAATGACGAGAACGGTATCAATGCCCCAAATTTCAATACGGTATTCAGTTATCTCGACCAGGGAAGAATGGAAAAAGCAGGAATGGCCCACCAGGATGAATCCGGTTTTTTCTGTAAAAACATCAACCTTCCTTCTCAGGGCGACTTATTCGAGATGACACTCGAAGCAAAACTGATCGATAAAAAACTACAGCTCAATTATAAATACAAAAAAACAGCCTATAGCCAAGCCTTTATGGAGGCTTTCAGTAACCGTTATACCGATCTTATTATGGAAGGTATCAGCGCTCCTGAACTCAGAATCAACGACATAGAAAGCCTGACGGAAAAAAACTTTTCAAATCAGATTGATGCCGAACTTAGGGATCAGGAAGGGATTGCCAGCCTATTTCATCACCAGGCACAACTTTATCCCAACAAATGTGCGATAATCAGCGAAGGCAATGCGGTTAGCTATCAGCTGCTATCCCATCAGATCAAACAGTTCAGCTTCTGGATCGGCTCCAGATTTTCAATCAGGCCCAAAGGTAGAATCGGCATCTGTATAGACCGGTCTTACCTGCAAATAGTTGCCATCTTCAGCAGCATCAATCTGGCGAACGCCTATGTACCGATAGCTGCAGATCTTCCCGACGACCGGCTCCGTTTTCTGATCGAAGATTCACAGATCGATTACCTGCTCGTAGATCAGAAAAGTCATTCACGAATGAAAGCTTTAACGGATACGGTACCGGTCATCATCGCTGAACCTTCTTTTGAATCGGCTAAACTCAGCGATTACGCCGGTTTTACCTATCCCGAATCCAGATCGGCAGATGCCGCCTATGTATTTTATACATCCGGCACAACCGGTACCCCAAAGGGTATAGAGGTTAGCCAGGACAATGTGCTGAACCTTATCGGCAACCAAAATGTTGTTGCCACCACTGAATCAACAGTTTTTCTGAATGTGTCCAGTTTCGCATTCGATGGCAGTGTATACGATTTTTTTAGTGCGCTCCTAAAGGGCGGCACACTCGTACTTCCATCCAGCAATATCCCCACTCCATCGGAAATCCTGGAGCTGGCTCAAAGCCATAAGCCGAATATTATGTTTGTGCCGACAGGGCTCTTTCATTTAATCGTACAGCAAAAGCCTGAGGTCTTTGATACGCTAAAAACGCTCATCGTTGGCGGTGAATCCTTATTGCCAAAATATGTAGAAAAGTTACTTGCACACAGACCACTTGAAATCATCAATGGTTACGGTCCAACCGAATGTACGGTCTTCAGTACTTTTTTTAAAGTTGATAAACTGCTGCCCGGACAGCAATCTATTCCAATTGGTACGGCCCTCGACGGCGTTGAGGTACAGATCATGGACAAGCATGACCGGATTCTTCCAGACTTTCTCCATGGAGAAATCGTCATTTCGGGCAAAGGTTTATCCAATGGTTATCTGAATCCTGAAATGGTAAAGAACAGTGGCTTCGGAATATCTAACGAAAAAAAACGCTATAAAACCGGAGATATCGGCTTTAAAGATGGAAATGGCAATATCATTTTTGTGGGCAGGAAAGACAGACAGGTCAAACACCATGGCCATAGAATAGAACTCAGCGAAATTGAAGCTGTGCTCATCAACCATGAGCATATTCAACAGGCAGTAGTCTCCATTGAACAGATCAACAACAATTCTACCCTCATCGCCGTGGTCCGGACCGATACGGTGGAGGTTAGTGAAGGCGAGCTGAAAAACTATCTTGCCGGAAAACTGCCGATGCACATGGTCCCCGCTCACCTGCTGATGGCCGATCTGGGCATCAACCACAATGGTAAACTGGACCTCAAACAAGCCAGAACCATTGTAGCAAATCATTCATTTGGGATGAAGTCCCATGACCTTCCTGAAAACCCATTACAGCAAACCGTCTGGGAGATATGGAAAAAAATACTACCAGGTGCGCAAATTGGCATTTATGATAATTTCTTTGCCTGTGGCGGAGACTCTATGTCGGCCATTAGACTCTGTGCTGAAATTTCCGGCTCACTGGAAAAAACAGTTTCCGTGGCAGATATATATGAAAATCAAACGATCCATGGTTTATGCCTGCTACTGGAACAACAGGTTCAATCAAGGCCAAAAGGTATGGCACCGATAAAAAAAATAATCAGATCACAATACCGCATCAACAACGATCAACAGCGGATCAACAATTAA